AGCTGGGATCGAATGACGCCTATCTCGTGCTCGAAGACGCCGACGTGCCACTCGCCGTGAAGACTTGCGTGATCGGTCGCCTCTTCAACAACGGCGAGACCTGCGTCTCTGCCAAGCGCTTCGTCGTCACGGCCGCCGTGTACGATGCCTTTGTTGGCGCGTTCGTCGAGCAGATGCAGGCCACCGTGATGGGCGAGCCAACCGACGAGCGCACGCAGCTCGGTCCGCTGTCGAGCAAGGAACAGTTCGACACCCTGTCCGAACAAGTCACCAAGAGCCTCGATGGCGGCGCCACCCTGCTCTGCGGCGGTGTTCCCGACAAAGGTGTCGGGTATTACTTCCCCGCGACCGTGCTGGCCAACTGCCAACCAGGGACGCCCGCGTACGACGACGAACTGTTTGGACCGGTCGCCGCGATCATCAAGGCCAGTGACGACGTCGATGCCATGCGGATCGCCAACGCGAGTCGCTACGGTCTTGGCGGTGGGATCTTTACCCGCAACGAGGAGCAGGCGTTCCGGCTCGCCCGCGACCACTTCGAGACGGGCATGGTGCGCATCAACTCCTTCGGCACAGCCGACCCCAACATGCCATTCGGCGGTGTCAAGAATTCGGGATTCGGTCGCGAGCACGGTGGCTTCGGGATGAAGGAATTCGTCAACGCCAAGGCGATTTACATGCCGTCAAGCGCACGGAGCGCATCATGAACGCCGCTATCATCACCACGTCGCGCGACACCACGGCACAGATCCTCACGAGAGCGGCGCCGTAGCAACGCTACGCTCCATCGCCCGTTCGGTTTGTAGACTCTCCTGGTCACGAAAGATCGTGGCCAGGGCCAACAGCTTGCCGTCCCGTTCATAGCGCACCGAGAGGTTGCGTTCGGCGGCCGAGCCATCGGTGTGCAGCGTGTCCCACGACTCGGCATGGCCGACGTAGCTGATCGTCATGTCGTAGTGCGCACTCCAGAAGTACGGGACGTGCAC
This region of Gemmatimonas groenlandica genomic DNA includes:
- a CDS encoding NAD-dependent succinate-semialdehyde dehydrogenase; this encodes MTRITTINPATEQTIATYELMSTDAAFEKLEACHRAFLQWRTTSHHARASCLRDIANALRTNADALAAVMTAETGKLLRDGKLEVELCALLFEYAAEQGPVLLADEARTHSGGTKAGVVAYCPIGVVYSVQPWNFPLYQPVRVLADNLMAGNGVILKHASICTGSGLMLRDICLAAGLPKGLFDVVVVDHDTSDAIIAHPRVRGVTMTGSDAAGRHIGQAAAKQLKKTVLELGSNDAYLVLEDADVPLAVKTCVIGRLFNNGETCVSAKRFVVTAAVYDAFVGAFVEQMQATVMGEPTDERTQLGPLSSKEQFDTLSEQVTKSLDGGATLLCGGVPDKGVGYYFPATVLANCQPGTPAYDDELFGPVAAIIKASDDVDAMRIANASRYGLGGGIFTRNEEQAFRLARDHFETGMVRINSFGTADPNMPFGGVKNSGFGREHGGFGMKEFVNAKAIYMPSSARSAS